Proteins encoded together in one Chelonoidis abingdonii isolate Lonesome George chromosome 1, CheloAbing_2.0, whole genome shotgun sequence window:
- the AKAP11 gene encoding A-kinase anchor protein 11 isoform X1, whose product MDTYTRARSSQTKPKVSVKKDFTDGVLRSVKSLLQSRKELCNVSAEECLRQEEQDNFIEITFLGFAGETNAAHMQELAPVSVELPDVLKSLHFCSLNENEVIFLKDLNKPMEISDVSKHQNHLSGVLCVMRLSPSFPRLKADSVFTLLSKYATGVRYTMEVYSLQKHETEMSHAEDDDTNQSVSSIEDDFVTAFEHLDEDEPSKIQNAGTTYTTQNHRDAASQTIPAHCLEAIDSKIIVRSGHRKSSAKSSSSLINILGLKELSSSVKNSVTTSISDPWIQRSFYKPRNSSDQHVNVLHKTLFSSSPAESSESDCSSPSPVIFLDEEGYQKSLKAKLQLPKIPVVKDGIEDSDSEVSEFFDSFDQFDELEQTLENTCKLIRDPILGNPPQKRKISLEQLHSKTTNMNPQKFKFDRPTLPANVRKPTPRKPESPYSSLFDVPDSPRPVKTGEDNGGLFSPIRSSAFSPLGSCASTECLCRMDINGDGLNQNHDTLYSEYSDYANSVSFEILGSLFPSQSTSLQKHAENISSLNRIVSKEEKGQNAELQRKTSDKEPAKKVKSKHKSQMIKDSIQKFATELVEKSFGSAFKDLQKGVSSCTNALCHLAARLTSSVFQMAFYEIGRRRALSLKERAINGLASFLVSEAITSALKEMRYIKKQIFTNTVARFAADLTEELIFEGIMEVCQFSHPSTPTTARDWAFDYEDKVVRSYAKDLSESVIQEAFIELSQVDVTFTTQAAISVSMDNIKYVSAESTLQSTQTTTAFPNFHDNALLALNPVQETGKEYTVQQALFCTSGVVSSIPVPLAGTALCQHQTSSDVYKAKVWTCSTAGGSLKMYKDATQPYFTTKKREEEVASLRNIYLTADHSESTESSAQCFFNQNDFKQTNNPEVNNTSDLTTGPTNINSFSGTMVDMIVNEAYEAITSSGVTKTVEEYTDFVTRKTPRWQCVGGDIPKNTFADHLAKYIVKQSVDETKSMFSHTNETVECNGGLQINTDNCKKELHSTVKKQESEKHRFVPIIVEPQQLPLNNPPNFLVTSVDSAQCLLSVPKDCVQEHKGNEVLRFSSSTPPPCPTVTLARCNVEEFTDSGSSSIKSQSKLLKKYDMQKTMLAPSALGQESCFLHASNLSLVMFGCEDSLQMEDKSSIRDGNVCAVPDTPPPTPLVPSQTSSGRNLRKLTKKLKGELAKEFAPATPPSTPYNSSAAALSATEHDSLEKEEFMLKLMRSLSEEVESSEDEEHSEVLVEKTEHSEKTVQYADDLAGHIISMATEMAASHLDDKTIKRKADRHCQLNARNKICGYTAFINIPEETLHSLWNYAGDMAAKVISEAKKMIKSRHCKLLRLKRVNCHVDCLSLRKDDRDCRSKERWCPVVNQWSREVDSSVLSLPQSLGTTSLTYRYPSCESVTDEYADHIIQVLKREGGNSELIMDQYASRLAYRSIKSGLQQAARKIKLTYNRRIFPLQNTQVNGRLELFKILNKDMDTKWQMKSGGHRCGGQACEINNLHRTDGTELLHFSESLAHRITCDVRRKLKMSAVCLPKSLTDSCLYRKSKFDEATGDCLKTTLSKTVLSFSQKHKLYHSTGSLNEYGYQEGIIQAIEEYARKVVDDTLEMSLESAVLQAAESRKNGDRFTYTEKLSPFSGTACRYCSMKEYQYCTGSSSPHLPGQEPLPRIRQIPKSGLGGICQKSRIFHLDIPKIHIDMEQKTVFSEKVVGAAIEKAERELSNTSLTADIGIGHGGVSFAESLTTEIMTSAMTNIGQAVNISSMGREGFHSAESVVSQQMSLSIGDDSTGSWSNLSFEDEHPDESSSFLHLSDSNGNSSSWSSLGLEGDMYEENLSFPTSDSDGTEDKDEDPKDAVEGVGQVGRALLIVNVDMEPHMVDPQLRTTLQWLAASETEVSELRFHDTATKEFILLSKRLKERGWKVGDLLQAVLKYCEMMEKMSDGDRLLNKPLFGWLLENV is encoded by the exons ATCACATTTCTAGGTTTTGCTGGAGAGACAAATGCTGCTCATATGCAG GAATTGGCTCCTGTTTCTGTAGAGCTCCCAGATGTTCTGAAATCACTCCATTTCTGTAGTCTAAATGaaaatgaagttatttttctGAAGGATTTAAATAAACCCATGGAAATCAGTGATGTCTCTAAACATCAG aATCATCTTTCTGGAGTGCTTTGTGTGATGAGATTGTCTCCTTCGTTCCCAAGGCTCAAAGCTGATTCTGTATTTACCTTACTGAGCAAATACGCTACTGGTGTAAGATATACAATGGAAGTATACTCATTACAGAAACATGAAACAGAGATGTCCCATGCAGAGGATGATGACACTAATCAGTCAGTGTCTTCAATTGAGGATGATTTTGTCACTGCTTTTGAGCATTTAGATGAGGATGAACCTTCAAAGATACAAAATGCTG gcACAACCTATACTACTCAGAATCACCGGGATGCTGCTTCACAGACCATCCCTGCTCATTGTTTAGAAGCTATTGACTCAAAGATCATTGTGCGCTCTGGGCATCGAAAATCATCTGCCAAATCTTCTTCTTCTCTGATAAATATCTTGGGACTTAAAGAACTGTCCTCATCTGTAAAGAATTCAGTCACAACCTCTATTTCTGATCCTTGGATACAGAGGAGTTTTTACAAGCCACGTAATTCCTCTGATCAACATGTTAATGTTTTGcataaaacattgttttcttcctctcctgctgaatcatctgagtcagattgcTCCAGCCCTAGCCCTGTTATCTTCTTAGATGAAGAAGGGTATCAAAAGAGCTTGAAAGCAAAACTTCAGCTACCAAAAATTCCAGTAGTAAAAGATGGTATAGAGGACTCAGACTCAGAAGTAAGTGAATTTTTTGATAGTTTTGATCAGTTTGATGAACTGGAACAGACTCTGGAAAATACTTGTAAACTTATAAGGGATCCCATCCTTGGTAATCCACCCCAGAAGAGAAAGATTTCCCTTGAACAATTGCATTCTAAAACTACTAATATGAATCCTCAAAAATTCAAGTTTGATCGTCCCACTCTTCCAGCCAATGTAAGGAAGCCAACTCCTCGTAAACCAGAATCACCCTATAGCAGCCTCTTTGATGTTCCAGACTCCCCTCGGCCAGTGAAAACAGGAGAAGACAATGGAGGTTTGTTCAGCCCTATAAGATCATCAGCTTTCAGCCCACTAGGGAGCTGTGCTTCAACTGAATGTCTTTGTCGGATGGATATCAATGGAGATGGGCTTAATCAAAATCATGATACACTTTATAGTGAATATTCAGATTATGCAAACAGTGTTTCATTTGAAATACTGggttctctttttccttctcagtCTACATCACTACAGAAGCATGCTGAAAACATTTCCAGCCTTAATAGGATTgtctcaaaagaagaaaaaggtcAAAACGCAGAACTGCAGAGGAAAACTTCTGACAAGGAGCCAGCTAAAAAAGTTAAATCTAAACACAAATCACAAATGATTAAAGACAGCATACAAAAATTTGCaacagaactggttgaaaaaagtTTTGGTAGTGCATTTAAAGACTTACAAAAAGGAGTTTCTTCATGCACCAATGCACTGTGTCACTTGGCTGCGAGATTGACTTCTTCAGTCTTTCAAATGGCTTTTTATGAGATAGGAAGGCGGCGAGCCTTGTCACTGAAGGAACGTGCCATTAATGGGCTAGCAAGCTTTTTGGTCAGTGAAGCTATAACAAGTGCTTTAAAAGAAATGCGATacataaagaaacaaatatttactaaCACAGTTGCAAGATTTGCAGCAGACCTCACCGAGGAACTTATTTTTGAGGGAATCATGGAAGTTTGCCAGTTTTCACATCCATCAACACCAACGACTGCACGGGATTGGGCCTTTGATTATGAAGACAAAGTAGTGAGATCATATGCCAAAGATTTGTCTGAATCTGTCATTCAGGAAGCTTTCATTGAATTATCCCAGGTTGATGTTACCTTCACAACGCAAGCAGCAATTAGTGTTTCCATGGACAACATAAAATATGTAAGTGCAGAAAGTACGTTGCAGTCAACACAGACTACCACTGCTTTTCCTAATTTTCATGATAATGCACTTTTAGCATTGAATCCAGTACAAGAAACTGGAAAAGAATATACTGTTCAGCAAGCCTTGTTTTGTACTTCTGGTGTTGTAAGTTCAATACCAGTGCCCTTAGCTGGAACAGCACTTTGTCAACATCAGACTTCATCTGATGTTTATAAGGCAAAAGTATGGACTTGTTCGACAGCAGGTGGCAGTCTGAAAATGTACAAAGACGCTACACAGCcatattttacaacaaaaaagagagaagaggaagtggcTTCTCTTAGAAATATTTACCTGACTGCTGATCACAGTGAAAGTACTGAAAGTAGTGCGCAATGTTTTTTTAACCAGAatgatttcaaacaaacaaacaatcctgAAGTGAATAATACTTCAGATTTAACAACTGGACCAACAAACATCAACAGTTTCTCTGGAACAATGGTAGATATGATAGTAAATGAGGCATATGAAGCAATAACCTCATCTGGGGTTACCAAAACAGTGGAGGAATATACAGATTTTGTAACTAGAAAAACACCTCGTTGGCAGTGTGTTGGTGGAGATATTCCTAAGAATACTTTTGCTGATCACTTGGCCAAGTATATTGTAAAACAGTCTGTAGATGAAACTAAATCTATGTTCTCCCACACAAATGAGACTGTAGAATGTAATGGAGGCCTACAGATAAACACAGATAACTGTAAAAAAGAACTGCATAGTACAGTAAAGAAACAAGAATCCGAGAAACACAGATTTGTTCCTATAATTGTGGAACCACAACAGCTGCCTCTGAATAACCCACCTAATTTTCTTGTTACGTCAGTTGACTCTGCTCAGTGTTTACTTTCAGTACCTAAAGATTGTGTTCAGGAACATAAAGGAAATGAAGTACTTAGGTTTTCTTCAAGCACTCCACCTCCTTGTCCTACTGTGACTCTTGCTAGATGTAATGTGGAAGAGTTTACTgattcaggaagcagttcaataAAATCCCAAAGTAAATTATTGAAAAAATATGATATGCAAAAAACAATGCTAGCTCCTTCAGCTTTGGGGCAGGAGAGCTGTTTTCTACATGCAAGTAACCTTTCTTTGGTGATGTTTGGCTGTGAAGATTCTTTGCAGATGGAAGATAAATCAAGCATCAGAGATGGAAATGTCTGTGCAGTACCTGATACAccaccaccaactcctttagTACCATCTCAGACTAGTTCTGGACGGAACCTAAGGAAGCTCACCAAGAAACTCAAGGGAGAATTAGCAAAGGAGTTTGCACCTGCGACGCCACCTTCTACACCTTATAACTCATCTGCTGCTGCCTTGTCTGCAACTGAACATGACTCCTTGGAAAAGGAAGAGTTTATGCTGAAACTCATGCGATCACTTTCTGAAGAAGTTGAAAGTAGTGAAGACGAAGAACACTCTGAAGTGCTTGTGGAGAAAACTGAACATTCAGAGAAAACAGTACAGTATGCTGATGATTTAGCTGGTCATATCATTTCTATGGCAACTGAAATGGCTGCTTCCCATTTAGAtgataaaacaattaaaagaaaagcTGACAGACACTGCCAATTAAATGCACGAAACAAAATATGTGGGTATACTGCCTTTATAAATATCCCAGAAGAAACTTTACATTCATTATGGAATTATGCGGGTGATATGGCTGCAAAGGTTATCAGTGAGGCTAAGAAGATGATAAAATCAAGGCATTGCAAGCTGCTGAGGTTGAAGCGGGTTAACTGTCATGTAGATTGTCTTTCTCTCAGAAAAGATGATAGAGACTGTAGGTCAAAAGAGAGGTGGTGTCCGGTAGTAAACCAGTGGTCCAGAGAGGTAGATTCATCCGTACTTTCTTTACCTCAGAGTTTAGGAACAACCAGTCTGACTTACCGGTATCCAAGCTGTGAAAGCGTGACCGATGAATATGCAGATCACATCATTCAAGTTCTGAAAAGGGAAGGTGGCAACAGTGAGTTAATAATGGATCAGTATGCTAGTAGACTTGCTTATAGATCTATAAAATCAGGCCTACAACAAGCTGCCAGGAAAATCAAGCTGACATACAACAGAAGAATATTTCCTTTACAGAACACACAGGTAAATGGTAGGCTTGAGCTGTTCAAGATATTGAACAAAGATATGgatacaaaatggcaaatgaaaagtGGTGGTCATAGGTGTGGAGGCCAAGCCTGTGAAATAAACAATTTACACAGAACTGATGGTACAGAGTTGTTACATTTTTCTGAATCCCTTGCTCATCGTATAACATGTGATGtcagaagaaaactgaaaatgtcagCAGTTTGCTTGCCAAAATCCTTAACAGATTCCTGTCTGTATAGAAAATCTAAATTTGATGAAGCCACAGGGGACTGCCTTAAAACAACACTTTCTAAAACAGTTCTTTCTTTCTCACAAAAACATAAACTGTATCATAGCACAGGCAGTTTAAATGAATATGGCTATCAAGAAGGCATCATTCAAGCTATAGAAGAGTATGCTAGAAAAGTAGTGGATGACACCTTAGAAATGAGTTTGGAGTCTGCTGTTCTCCAAGCTGCTGAAAGCAGAAAAAATGGGGATAGATTCACTTACACAGAAAAGTTGTCTCCATTTTCTGGAACAGCCTGCAGATACTGTAGTATGAAGGAATATCAGTATTGTACTGGAAGTTCATCTCCACACCTGCCTGGGCAAGAACCCCTCCCTAGAATCAGGCAGATCCCCAAATCAGGGTTGGGTGGTATCTGTCAAAAATCAAGAATTTTTCACCTTGATATTCCCAAAATTCACATTGACATGGAACAGAAGACAGTATTTTCTGAGAAGGTGGTTGGTGCAGCTATtgagaaagcagagagagagctgaGTAACACAAGTCTGACAGCTGATATTGGTATTGGACATGGTGGAGTCAGCTTTGCTGAAAGCCTTACTACAGAAATAATGACATCAGCTATGACTAATATTGGTCAGGCTGTTAACATAAG TTCTATGGGAAGAGAAGGATTTCACTCAGCTGAATCTGTTGTTAGCCAGCAGATGAGTCTCAGTATTGGTGATGATAGCACTGGCAGCTGGTCCAATCTAAGCTTTGAAGATGAACATCCCGATGAGAGCAGCAGTTTCCTTCACCTCAGTGACAG TAATGGTAACAGCAGTAGCTGGAGCAGTCTTGGTTTAGAAGGAGATATGTATGAGGAGAATTTATCCTTTCCAACATCAGACAG tgatGGAACAGAAGATAAAGATGAAGACCCCAAGGATGCTGTAGAAG gtGTGGGGCAGGTAGGAAGGGCATTGCTGATAGTGAATGTTGACATGGAACCACATATGGTGGACCCCCAGCTGAGAACAACCCTGCAGTGGCTGGCAGCTTCCGAAACAGAGGTATCTGAGCTTCGTTTTCATGACACTGCTACGAAGGAATTCATTCTT
- the AKAP11 gene encoding A-kinase anchor protein 11 isoform X3 — translation MDTYTRARSSQTKPKVSVKKDFTDGVLRSVKSLLQSRKELCNVSAEECLRQEEQDNFIEITFLGFAGETNAAHMQELAPVSVELPDVLKSLHFCSLNENEVIFLKDLNKPMEISDVSKHQNHLSGVLCVMRLSPSFPRLKADSVFTLLSKYATGVRYTMEVYSLQKHETEMSHAEDDDTNQSVSSIEDDFVTAFEHLDEDEPSKIQNAGTTYTTQNHRDAASQTIPAHCLEAIDSKIIVRSGHRKSSAKSSSSLINILGLKELSSSVKNSVTTSISDPWIQRSFYKPRNSSDQHVNVLHKTLFSSSPAESSESDCSSPSPVIFLDEEGYQKSLKAKLQLPKIPVVKDGIEDSDSEVSEFFDSFDQFDELEQTLENTCKLIRDPILGNPPQKRKISLEQLHSKTTNMNPQKFKFDRPTLPANVRKPTPRKPESPYSSLFDVPDSPRPVKTGEDNGGLFSPIRSSAFSPLGSCASTECLCRMDINGDGLNQNHDTLYSEYSDYANSVSFEILGSLFPSQSTSLQKHAENISSLNRIVSKEEKGQNAELQRKTSDKEPAKKVKSKHKSQMIKDSIQKFATELVEKSFGSAFKDLQKGVSSCTNALCHLAARLTSSVFQMAFYEIGRRRALSLKERAINGLASFLVSEAITSALKEMRYIKKQIFTNTVARFAADLTEELIFEGIMEVCQFSHPSTPTTARDWAFDYEDKVVRSYAKDLSESVIQEAFIELSQVDVTFTTQAAISVSMDNIKYVSAESTLQSTQTTTAFPNFHDNALLALNPVQETGKEYTVQQALFCTSGVVSSIPVPLAGTALCQHQTSSDVYKAKVWTCSTAGGSLKMYKDATQPYFTTKKREEEVASLRNIYLTADHSESTESSAQCFFNQNDFKQTNNPEVNNTSDLTTGPTNINSFSGTMVDMIVNEAYEAITSSGVTKTVEEYTDFVTRKTPRWQCVGGDIPKNTFADHLAKYIVKQSVDETKSMFSHTNETVECNGGLQINTDNCKKELHSTVKKQESEKHRFVPIIVEPQQLPLNNPPNFLVTSVDSAQCLLSVPKDCVQEHKGNEVLRFSSSTPPPCPTVTLARCNVEEFTDSGSSSIKSQSKLLKKYDMQKTMLAPSALGQESCFLHASNLSLVMFGCEDSLQMEDKSSIRDGNVCAVPDTPPPTPLVPSQTSSGRNLRKLTKKLKGELAKEFAPATPPSTPYNSSAAALSATEHDSLEKEEFMLKLMRSLSEEVESSEDEEHSEVLVEKTEHSEKTVQYADDLAGHIISMATEMAASHLDDKTIKRKADRHCQLNARNKICGYTAFINIPEETLHSLWNYAGDMAAKVISEAKKMIKSRHCKLLRLKRVNCHVDCLSLRKDDRDCRSKERWCPVVNQWSREVDSSVLSLPQSLGTTSLTYRYPSCESVTDEYADHIIQVLKREGGNSELIMDQYASRLAYRSIKSGLQQAARKIKLTYNRRIFPLQNTQVNGRLELFKILNKDMDTKWQMKSGGHRCGGQACEINNLHRTDGTELLHFSESLAHRITCDVRRKLKMSAVCLPKSLTDSCLYRKSKFDEATGDCLKTTLSKTVLSFSQKHKLYHSTGSLNEYGYQEGIIQAIEEYARKVVDDTLEMSLESAVLQAAESRKNGDRFTYTEKLSPFSGTACRYCSMKEYQYCTGSSSPHLPGQEPLPRIRQIPKSGLGGICQKSRIFHLDIPKIHIDMEQKTVFSEKVVGAAIEKAERELSNTSLTADIGIGHGGVSFAESLTTEIMTSAMTNIGQAVNISSMGREGFHSAESVVSQQMSLSIGDDSTGSWSNLSFEDEHPDESSSFLHLSDSDGTEDKDEDPKDAVEGVGQVGRALLIVNVDMEPHMVDPQLRTTLQWLAASETEVSELRFHDTATKEFILLSKRLKERGWKVGDLLQAVLKYCEMMEKMSDGDRLLNKPLFGWLLENV, via the exons ATCACATTTCTAGGTTTTGCTGGAGAGACAAATGCTGCTCATATGCAG GAATTGGCTCCTGTTTCTGTAGAGCTCCCAGATGTTCTGAAATCACTCCATTTCTGTAGTCTAAATGaaaatgaagttatttttctGAAGGATTTAAATAAACCCATGGAAATCAGTGATGTCTCTAAACATCAG aATCATCTTTCTGGAGTGCTTTGTGTGATGAGATTGTCTCCTTCGTTCCCAAGGCTCAAAGCTGATTCTGTATTTACCTTACTGAGCAAATACGCTACTGGTGTAAGATATACAATGGAAGTATACTCATTACAGAAACATGAAACAGAGATGTCCCATGCAGAGGATGATGACACTAATCAGTCAGTGTCTTCAATTGAGGATGATTTTGTCACTGCTTTTGAGCATTTAGATGAGGATGAACCTTCAAAGATACAAAATGCTG gcACAACCTATACTACTCAGAATCACCGGGATGCTGCTTCACAGACCATCCCTGCTCATTGTTTAGAAGCTATTGACTCAAAGATCATTGTGCGCTCTGGGCATCGAAAATCATCTGCCAAATCTTCTTCTTCTCTGATAAATATCTTGGGACTTAAAGAACTGTCCTCATCTGTAAAGAATTCAGTCACAACCTCTATTTCTGATCCTTGGATACAGAGGAGTTTTTACAAGCCACGTAATTCCTCTGATCAACATGTTAATGTTTTGcataaaacattgttttcttcctctcctgctgaatcatctgagtcagattgcTCCAGCCCTAGCCCTGTTATCTTCTTAGATGAAGAAGGGTATCAAAAGAGCTTGAAAGCAAAACTTCAGCTACCAAAAATTCCAGTAGTAAAAGATGGTATAGAGGACTCAGACTCAGAAGTAAGTGAATTTTTTGATAGTTTTGATCAGTTTGATGAACTGGAACAGACTCTGGAAAATACTTGTAAACTTATAAGGGATCCCATCCTTGGTAATCCACCCCAGAAGAGAAAGATTTCCCTTGAACAATTGCATTCTAAAACTACTAATATGAATCCTCAAAAATTCAAGTTTGATCGTCCCACTCTTCCAGCCAATGTAAGGAAGCCAACTCCTCGTAAACCAGAATCACCCTATAGCAGCCTCTTTGATGTTCCAGACTCCCCTCGGCCAGTGAAAACAGGAGAAGACAATGGAGGTTTGTTCAGCCCTATAAGATCATCAGCTTTCAGCCCACTAGGGAGCTGTGCTTCAACTGAATGTCTTTGTCGGATGGATATCAATGGAGATGGGCTTAATCAAAATCATGATACACTTTATAGTGAATATTCAGATTATGCAAACAGTGTTTCATTTGAAATACTGggttctctttttccttctcagtCTACATCACTACAGAAGCATGCTGAAAACATTTCCAGCCTTAATAGGATTgtctcaaaagaagaaaaaggtcAAAACGCAGAACTGCAGAGGAAAACTTCTGACAAGGAGCCAGCTAAAAAAGTTAAATCTAAACACAAATCACAAATGATTAAAGACAGCATACAAAAATTTGCaacagaactggttgaaaaaagtTTTGGTAGTGCATTTAAAGACTTACAAAAAGGAGTTTCTTCATGCACCAATGCACTGTGTCACTTGGCTGCGAGATTGACTTCTTCAGTCTTTCAAATGGCTTTTTATGAGATAGGAAGGCGGCGAGCCTTGTCACTGAAGGAACGTGCCATTAATGGGCTAGCAAGCTTTTTGGTCAGTGAAGCTATAACAAGTGCTTTAAAAGAAATGCGATacataaagaaacaaatatttactaaCACAGTTGCAAGATTTGCAGCAGACCTCACCGAGGAACTTATTTTTGAGGGAATCATGGAAGTTTGCCAGTTTTCACATCCATCAACACCAACGACTGCACGGGATTGGGCCTTTGATTATGAAGACAAAGTAGTGAGATCATATGCCAAAGATTTGTCTGAATCTGTCATTCAGGAAGCTTTCATTGAATTATCCCAGGTTGATGTTACCTTCACAACGCAAGCAGCAATTAGTGTTTCCATGGACAACATAAAATATGTAAGTGCAGAAAGTACGTTGCAGTCAACACAGACTACCACTGCTTTTCCTAATTTTCATGATAATGCACTTTTAGCATTGAATCCAGTACAAGAAACTGGAAAAGAATATACTGTTCAGCAAGCCTTGTTTTGTACTTCTGGTGTTGTAAGTTCAATACCAGTGCCCTTAGCTGGAACAGCACTTTGTCAACATCAGACTTCATCTGATGTTTATAAGGCAAAAGTATGGACTTGTTCGACAGCAGGTGGCAGTCTGAAAATGTACAAAGACGCTACACAGCcatattttacaacaaaaaagagagaagaggaagtggcTTCTCTTAGAAATATTTACCTGACTGCTGATCACAGTGAAAGTACTGAAAGTAGTGCGCAATGTTTTTTTAACCAGAatgatttcaaacaaacaaacaatcctgAAGTGAATAATACTTCAGATTTAACAACTGGACCAACAAACATCAACAGTTTCTCTGGAACAATGGTAGATATGATAGTAAATGAGGCATATGAAGCAATAACCTCATCTGGGGTTACCAAAACAGTGGAGGAATATACAGATTTTGTAACTAGAAAAACACCTCGTTGGCAGTGTGTTGGTGGAGATATTCCTAAGAATACTTTTGCTGATCACTTGGCCAAGTATATTGTAAAACAGTCTGTAGATGAAACTAAATCTATGTTCTCCCACACAAATGAGACTGTAGAATGTAATGGAGGCCTACAGATAAACACAGATAACTGTAAAAAAGAACTGCATAGTACAGTAAAGAAACAAGAATCCGAGAAACACAGATTTGTTCCTATAATTGTGGAACCACAACAGCTGCCTCTGAATAACCCACCTAATTTTCTTGTTACGTCAGTTGACTCTGCTCAGTGTTTACTTTCAGTACCTAAAGATTGTGTTCAGGAACATAAAGGAAATGAAGTACTTAGGTTTTCTTCAAGCACTCCACCTCCTTGTCCTACTGTGACTCTTGCTAGATGTAATGTGGAAGAGTTTACTgattcaggaagcagttcaataAAATCCCAAAGTAAATTATTGAAAAAATATGATATGCAAAAAACAATGCTAGCTCCTTCAGCTTTGGGGCAGGAGAGCTGTTTTCTACATGCAAGTAACCTTTCTTTGGTGATGTTTGGCTGTGAAGATTCTTTGCAGATGGAAGATAAATCAAGCATCAGAGATGGAAATGTCTGTGCAGTACCTGATACAccaccaccaactcctttagTACCATCTCAGACTAGTTCTGGACGGAACCTAAGGAAGCTCACCAAGAAACTCAAGGGAGAATTAGCAAAGGAGTTTGCACCTGCGACGCCACCTTCTACACCTTATAACTCATCTGCTGCTGCCTTGTCTGCAACTGAACATGACTCCTTGGAAAAGGAAGAGTTTATGCTGAAACTCATGCGATCACTTTCTGAAGAAGTTGAAAGTAGTGAAGACGAAGAACACTCTGAAGTGCTTGTGGAGAAAACTGAACATTCAGAGAAAACAGTACAGTATGCTGATGATTTAGCTGGTCATATCATTTCTATGGCAACTGAAATGGCTGCTTCCCATTTAGAtgataaaacaattaaaagaaaagcTGACAGACACTGCCAATTAAATGCACGAAACAAAATATGTGGGTATACTGCCTTTATAAATATCCCAGAAGAAACTTTACATTCATTATGGAATTATGCGGGTGATATGGCTGCAAAGGTTATCAGTGAGGCTAAGAAGATGATAAAATCAAGGCATTGCAAGCTGCTGAGGTTGAAGCGGGTTAACTGTCATGTAGATTGTCTTTCTCTCAGAAAAGATGATAGAGACTGTAGGTCAAAAGAGAGGTGGTGTCCGGTAGTAAACCAGTGGTCCAGAGAGGTAGATTCATCCGTACTTTCTTTACCTCAGAGTTTAGGAACAACCAGTCTGACTTACCGGTATCCAAGCTGTGAAAGCGTGACCGATGAATATGCAGATCACATCATTCAAGTTCTGAAAAGGGAAGGTGGCAACAGTGAGTTAATAATGGATCAGTATGCTAGTAGACTTGCTTATAGATCTATAAAATCAGGCCTACAACAAGCTGCCAGGAAAATCAAGCTGACATACAACAGAAGAATATTTCCTTTACAGAACACACAGGTAAATGGTAGGCTTGAGCTGTTCAAGATATTGAACAAAGATATGgatacaaaatggcaaatgaaaagtGGTGGTCATAGGTGTGGAGGCCAAGCCTGTGAAATAAACAATTTACACAGAACTGATGGTACAGAGTTGTTACATTTTTCTGAATCCCTTGCTCATCGTATAACATGTGATGtcagaagaaaactgaaaatgtcagCAGTTTGCTTGCCAAAATCCTTAACAGATTCCTGTCTGTATAGAAAATCTAAATTTGATGAAGCCACAGGGGACTGCCTTAAAACAACACTTTCTAAAACAGTTCTTTCTTTCTCACAAAAACATAAACTGTATCATAGCACAGGCAGTTTAAATGAATATGGCTATCAAGAAGGCATCATTCAAGCTATAGAAGAGTATGCTAGAAAAGTAGTGGATGACACCTTAGAAATGAGTTTGGAGTCTGCTGTTCTCCAAGCTGCTGAAAGCAGAAAAAATGGGGATAGATTCACTTACACAGAAAAGTTGTCTCCATTTTCTGGAACAGCCTGCAGATACTGTAGTATGAAGGAATATCAGTATTGTACTGGAAGTTCATCTCCACACCTGCCTGGGCAAGAACCCCTCCCTAGAATCAGGCAGATCCCCAAATCAGGGTTGGGTGGTATCTGTCAAAAATCAAGAATTTTTCACCTTGATATTCCCAAAATTCACATTGACATGGAACAGAAGACAGTATTTTCTGAGAAGGTGGTTGGTGCAGCTATtgagaaagcagagagagagctgaGTAACACAAGTCTGACAGCTGATATTGGTATTGGACATGGTGGAGTCAGCTTTGCTGAAAGCCTTACTACAGAAATAATGACATCAGCTATGACTAATATTGGTCAGGCTGTTAACATAAG TTCTATGGGAAGAGAAGGATTTCACTCAGCTGAATCTGTTGTTAGCCAGCAGATGAGTCTCAGTATTGGTGATGATAGCACTGGCAGCTGGTCCAATCTAAGCTTTGAAGATGAACATCCCGATGAGAGCAGCAGTTTCCTTCACCTCAGTGACAG tgatGGAACAGAAGATAAAGATGAAGACCCCAAGGATGCTGTAGAAG gtGTGGGGCAGGTAGGAAGGGCATTGCTGATAGTGAATGTTGACATGGAACCACATATGGTGGACCCCCAGCTGAGAACAACCCTGCAGTGGCTGGCAGCTTCCGAAACAGAGGTATCTGAGCTTCGTTTTCATGACACTGCTACGAAGGAATTCATTCTT